The genomic segment ACCTATTCAGGCTTCCATCCAAAACTAACGCATGGCGATGCTGCAGTTCTAAAAACACAGCTTTGGATACATAAGTATGGGGGTCAAGGCATTAACTTATCTGAAATGGCTGAAAAAGCAGAATTAAATTTGAGAACTTTCATTCGTCGATTTTCATTTGCGACGGGTTTCAATCCTGGGGAATATTGCCAACGATTTAGAATATCAGCTTCGCGAAACTTTCTCATCGTTCCTGGCTGCACCATAGAGTATGCTGCATGGAAATGTGGCTATAGTGATGTAAGCGCTTATCGAAAGGTATTCAAGCGTTTCCTTGGCGTAACGCCAAGCGAGTATAAAAGTTCGTTTTTAACGAAAAGTAATACCGAATAATTATTGGTTTGCCGGCACTTTTGGAATGCCTTTAGCGTCAAATAAACACGGAAAATCTATTTTATAAAGTCCTGTTACCCCAGAGTGTTTTACGTATGCGGCTGTAATAGTTATACCTCGCTATATCCTGCACAAGTCAATTCACTGAGTTTCGCGACCACAAATATACAATCTGAACGAGCCTCTAGCATCTCATGCTAACAGCCAATCGAACCCCAAGAAAAAAATTTAGAGAAATGCGACATTATTTAATGCTTCCTTAATCTCCACCACCTTCAAATTCGACCTGTCAATTATTACCCGACCTTTGTCATTATCAACGCTAGTCAGCGGCTTGGTAACGAGCGAAATTTGATGGGTGCACGTCGCACTCAGCATTTAAATTTCAACGCTGAAAAATGGCTTCAAGCAGTCATTTGTATCCACTCTAGCGTTGTTGGCAAAAAGAAAAAGAGGCTCTATGCATAAACAGAAAACAGGCCGCGCCAGTGGCTGTATGATTAGTTTCAAACGCCCCGACGGGTCGGACGTCAATGGGTACCTAGCGAGCCCAGCCGTCTTGAATGGTGCGCCTGCTATTGTAGTTATTCAAGAGTGGTGGGGTATAAACGATCAAATCAAAGGAGTCGCCGACCGGCTGGCAGAGTGTGGCTACCGTGCATTGGTACCCGACTTATATCGCGGTGCACTAACGGTCGAAGAGGAAGAGGCTCATCACTTGATGGACTCTCTGGATTTCAGCGGTGCGGTTTCCCAAGATATTAAGGGTGCAGCCTTATACTTGCAGGCCGATTCGGAAAAGGTCGGCGTGACCGGTTACTGCATGGGCGGAGCATTGACTCTATTGGCGTTAAGTTCGATCCCTGAATTTGTATGTGGCGTGGTGTGGTATGGATTCCCGCCGCTCGAGTATGTTGATACCACAAAGATCAAAGCCGCACTGATGGGTCATTGGGCTAGCCAGGATACTTACTTCAACATCGAAACTGTCGCCGAGCTCAAATCAAAACTGCTTGAAAGCGACGTGGATGCAACCTTCTATACATACTTGGCCCATCACGCCTTTGCAAACGAGAGCGCCAGAGGTGATGGCCGTATTTCTGGCACGCAATACGATGCTACCTGGTCAGAAATGGCATGGGACAGGACCCTGACGTTTTTTGGCAGGAAACTGTGGCTTGGGTGACCAGCATCTTATTCTCAAAGCAGATAGGTATATAGCGTCTTTTATAGATCAGGCTGTCTGGAGTATTTCCAGACCTACAGGGGGAGTCATGACGCAGGCACATACATAAAATTACAAAAGCGGTTCTACTCGACACATTACGGATACATAAGCTCGATGTAATACCCGCTCATTACCACTACAACAATAAATAGTGCCAACGGTTAGCTGTTGGCCGGAGGCTTTCCATGTCCCGACTAATCCGACATGTCGCCTGGTTTGCAGTCGCAGCGCTCGGCGCTTTTTCCTTGAGTGTAATCGCGCTGCGCCGTGGCGAGGCCATCAACGCACTCTGGTTGGTGGTTGCCAGCGTGGCGATCTATTTGGTTGCCTATCGCTACTACAGCCTGTTCATCGCAAACCGCGTCATGCGGCTTGACCCTCACCGCGCTACTCCTGCGGTGCGTAATAACGACGGGCTGGATTTTGTGCCTACCCACAAGAACGTACTGTTCGGTCACCATTTCGCTGCCATTGCAGGCGCCGGCCCTCTAGTGGGCCCGGTGCTGGCCACACAGATGGGTTTCTTGCCCGGAATCCTATGGTTGATCGTTGGCGTAGTGGTGGCAGGCGCCGTGCAAGATTTCATGGTGTTGTTCATGTCCATGCGCCGTAATGCCGCGTCTTTGGGGGAAATGGTACGCGAGGAAATGGGCCGCGTACCTGGCACTATTGCTTTGCTCGGCTGTTACATGATCATGGTGATCATCCTAGCAGTGCTGTCACTGATCGTGGTTAAGGCTTTGGCAGAAAGCCCGTGGGGTATGTTCACGGTGATGTCCACCATTCCCATCGCGGTCTTCATGGGCGTGTACATGCGCTACCTCCGCCCTGGCCGCATCGGCGAAATCTCTTTAATGGGCGTGATGTTGCTGCTGAGTTCGATCTGGCTCGGCGGGCAGATTGCCGCAGACCCTCACTGGGCAAGGGTGTTTACGTTCACTGGTACTCAAATCACCTGGATGTTGATCGGCTACGGTTTTATCGCGGCAGTGACGCCGATATGGCTGATCCTTGCCCCGCGTGATTATCTGTCGACATTCCTGAAGATTGGCACGATTGTCGCGCTGGCCGTCGGCATTCTGTTGACGATGCCTGAGCTGAAAATGCCGGCCTTTACCCAGTTCACCGACGGCACCGGGCCGGTCTGGAAGGGCGCCCTCTTCCCGTTCCTGTTTATCACCATCGCGTGTGGCGCAGTGTCGGGATTCCATGCCCTGATCGCTTCCGGCACGACCCCGAAGATGCTCGATAATGAGGTCAACGCACGTTTTATCGGCTACGGCGCGATGCTGGTGGAATCCTTGGTTGCCGTGATGGCCATCGTGGCCGCATCGGTGATTGAACCGGGTGTGTATTTTGCGATGAACAGCCCGGCAGCGATTGTCGGCACTGATGTGACCTCGGTAGCGCAGACGGTTAGCAGTTGGGGGTTTTTGATCACGCCAGAAGCGTTAGAAAGCGTGGCTCGAGACATCGGTGAAAACACCGTGCTGGCTCGCGCCGGCGGTGCGCCGACATTAGCCGTGGGTATCGCGCAAATACTGCACACAGTGTTGCCGGGCAAGGACACCATGGCGTTCTGGTACCACTTCGCAATCCTGTTTGAAGCGCTGTTTATACTCACGGCGGTAGATGCCGGCACCCGCGCCGGGCGTTTCATGCTGCAAGACCTGCTGGGCTCGTTCGTGCCGTCCCTTAAGCGCAGCGACTCTTGGGTAGCAACTCTGATTGGCACCGGTGGTTGTGTGGCGATGTGGGGGTATCTGCTGTATCAGGGGGTCATTGACCCGTTGGGCGGGGTCAATACGTTGTGGCCGCTGTTCGGCATATCTAACCAGATGCTCGCTGCCATTGCGTTGTTGTTAGGCACTGTGGTGCTGATCAAAATGAAGCGCCAGCGTTACATGTGGGTGACTCTGGTGCCAGCCGCGTGGCTGATGATCTGCACTACGTCCGCCAGTCTGATCAAACTGTTCGATGCCAACCCAGCCGTGGGCTTCCTCTCCTTGGCCCATAAATACCGAGATGCCTTGGCTGCGGAACAA from the Pseudomonas antarctica genome contains:
- a CDS encoding dienelactone hydrolase family protein, which encodes MHKQKTGRASGCMISFKRPDGSDVNGYLASPAVLNGAPAIVVIQEWWGINDQIKGVADRLAECGYRALVPDLYRGALTVEEEEAHHLMDSLDFSGAVSQDIKGAALYLQADSEKVGVTGYCMGGALTLLALSSIPEFVCGVVWYGFPPLEYVDTTKIKAALMGHWASQDTYFNIETVAELKSKLLESDVDATFYTYLAHHAFANESARGDGRISGTQYDATWSEMAWDRTLTFFGRKLWLG
- a CDS encoding carbon starvation CstA family protein, which encodes MSRLIRHVAWFAVAALGAFSLSVIALRRGEAINALWLVVASVAIYLVAYRYYSLFIANRVMRLDPHRATPAVRNNDGLDFVPTHKNVLFGHHFAAIAGAGPLVGPVLATQMGFLPGILWLIVGVVVAGAVQDFMVLFMSMRRNAASLGEMVREEMGRVPGTIALLGCYMIMVIILAVLSLIVVKALAESPWGMFTVMSTIPIAVFMGVYMRYLRPGRIGEISLMGVMLLLSSIWLGGQIAADPHWARVFTFTGTQITWMLIGYGFIAAVTPIWLILAPRDYLSTFLKIGTIVALAVGILLTMPELKMPAFTQFTDGTGPVWKGALFPFLFITIACGAVSGFHALIASGTTPKMLDNEVNARFIGYGAMLVESLVAVMAIVAASVIEPGVYFAMNSPAAIVGTDVTSVAQTVSSWGFLITPEALESVARDIGENTVLARAGGAPTLAVGIAQILHTVLPGKDTMAFWYHFAILFEALFILTAVDAGTRAGRFMLQDLLGSFVPSLKRSDSWVATLIGTGGCVAMWGYLLYQGVIDPLGGVNTLWPLFGISNQMLAAIALLLGTVVLIKMKRQRYMWVTLVPAAWLMICTTSASLIKLFDANPAVGFLSLAHKYRDALAAEQLLAPAKDISQMQNVMFNAYLNATLTVFFLCVVMSVLFYALRVGRLAWVKPSRSDNETPFQNSASTRSAHVQ